A DNA window from Deinococcota bacterium contains the following coding sequences:
- a CDS encoding NAD-dependent epimerase/dehydratase family protein produces MKVLFIGGSGIISSACSELAVNQGLELYLLNRGQSTRPVPAGVRLLQGDIRDRASATKALGEMTFDAVVDWVAFTPQHVEADPARQLVNQDLDKLMDEIIAAQESARP; encoded by the coding sequence ATGAAGGTCTTGTTCATCGGCGGCAGCGGCATCATCAGTTCGGCCTGCTCGGAACTGGCGGTCAACCAGGGCCTCGAGCTCTACCTGCTGAACCGCGGCCAGAGCACCAGGCCGGTGCCGGCTGGCGTGCGCCTCCTCCAGGGCGACATCCGCGACCGGGCCTCAGCCACCAAGGCCTTGGGAGAGATGACGTTCGACGCGGTGGTCGACTGGGTCGCCTTTACCCCCCAGCACGTCGAAGCCGACCCCGCGCGGCAGCTGGTCAACCAAGATCTCGACAAGCTCATGGACGAGATTATTGCCGCTCAGGAGTCCGCGCGGCCGTAA
- a CDS encoding RES family NAD+ phosphorylase — translation MRAWRITKRKYAEAAFEGFGARIAGGRWNSAGRSVVYLGGTPAIAALEVLVHDQSGEVLEESYVIIPVDIPDESVLELSKDALPKGWAAPHDYTLTQRLGDEWFDTQASLALRVPSAVVPLEYNVILNPSHPDMQRVEIKDAQAFVFDERLRPNSS, via the coding sequence GTGAGGGCGTGGCGTATCACGAAACGAAAATACGCCGAGGCTGCCTTCGAAGGGTTTGGGGCACGGATTGCCGGCGGCCGGTGGAATTCCGCCGGTCGTAGTGTTGTTTACCTTGGCGGCACGCCCGCCATCGCCGCCCTAGAGGTTCTTGTTCACGATCAGTCTGGTGAGGTCCTCGAGGAAAGCTACGTTATCATTCCAGTCGATATTCCTGACGAGTCGGTGCTTGAACTAAGTAAGGATGCGCTTCCTAAGGGCTGGGCGGCACCCCACGACTACACCCTTACTCAGAGGCTTGGCGACGAGTGGTTCGATACGCAAGCCAGTTTGGCTCTGCGTGTTCCCAGTGCCGTGGTGCCCTTAGAGTACAACGTTATCCTGAACCCCAGCCACCCCGACATGCAACGTGTTGAAATTAAGGACGCGCAGGCTTTTGTGTTCGACGAGCGGTTACGGCCGAATTCGTCTTGA
- a CDS encoding DUF2384 domain-containing protein translates to MAVTTKPYKTWTPTSKDRGEDTPSLTPQLLGFDTTQRPLSDAIRDGFPYGVFQRLHEHLNVPQSVLADHLGISLSTLHRRKSEGSFKPIESDRLWRYLNLYSKAVDVLESEAAARHWLTTSKLALGGGIPLAAARTEIGAKEVENLLIRIEHGVFG, encoded by the coding sequence GTGGCAGTCACTACGAAACCCTACAAGACCTGGACACCCACAAGCAAGGACCGTGGTGAAGATACGCCCTCGCTGACACCCCAGCTCCTTGGCTTCGATACTACACAGCGTCCTCTGAGCGACGCTATTCGTGACGGTTTCCCTTACGGGGTGTTTCAGCGGCTACACGAGCATCTCAATGTTCCCCAAAGCGTCCTCGCCGACCATCTGGGCATCAGCCTCAGCACCCTGCACCGCAGGAAGAGTGAAGGGTCCTTCAAGCCCATTGAGAGCGACCGTCTCTGGCGCTACCTCAACCTCTACAGCAAAGCTGTCGACGTGCTCGAGAGTGAAGCGGCCGCCCGGCACTGGCTCACCACCTCCAAGCTCGCTCTAGGTGGTGGAATACCTCTCGCTGCAGCCCGAACGGAGATCGGCGCGAAGGAGGTCGAGAATCTCCTTATCCGGATCGAGCACGGAGTCTTTGGGTGA
- a CDS encoding glycoside hydrolase family 15 protein: MTPPKHRPTQQQPIENYGVIGDLHTIALVGRNGSIDFMAFPTFDSPTVFAALLDMDRGGRFCIAPTLDQLRERQLYLPDTNVLLTRFMAGEGMAEISDFMPVEEVGHAHNLVRQVKTIRGEVTFRVHCEPRFDYARARHSVTANEREVIFESEASGLALRLRTPVALKVEDGAAVGEFTLRAGEVACFVLEEAKPGQESPTAAEDYVAQALEQTILFWRRWQDRSTYRGRWREMVGRSALVLKLMVYKPYGSLVAAPTFGLPEELGGGRNWDYRYTWIRDASFTLYALIRLGYTEEAAEFMRFIEARCQELNEGSPLQIMYGIDGRHDLTETTLDHLRGYHQSAPVRIGNGAFDQLQLDIYGELMDSVYLYDKYGEPIHHDLWNNLVRLLDWLVDNWQRKCKGIWEVRGDEQHFLFSRLMCWVAVDRGIRLATKRSLPAPLGRWERVRTAIYHDIFSKFWDEERQTFVQHLGSGSVDAATLLMPLVKFISPTDPRWLSTLQAIEKDLVVDALVYRYNVGEAAHDGLDGGEGTFTMCSFWYAEAAARAGELDKARTVFEKMLGYANHLGLYSEMLGPHGEHLGNFPQAFTHLGLISAAFDLDRRLDRQRR, encoded by the coding sequence GTGACGCCACCGAAACATCGTCCGACACAGCAACAACCCATCGAAAACTACGGGGTCATCGGTGACCTTCATACCATCGCGCTGGTGGGCAGGAACGGCTCCATCGACTTCATGGCTTTTCCTACCTTCGACTCGCCGACCGTCTTCGCGGCGCTGCTGGATATGGACCGTGGCGGGCGCTTTTGCATCGCGCCGACCCTCGACCAGCTGCGCGAAAGGCAACTCTATTTGCCCGACACCAACGTCTTGCTCACGCGTTTCATGGCTGGCGAGGGCATGGCGGAAATCTCCGACTTTATGCCGGTCGAGGAGGTGGGCCACGCCCACAACCTGGTGCGGCAGGTCAAGACGATCCGCGGTGAGGTCACCTTCCGCGTCCACTGCGAGCCGCGCTTCGACTACGCGAGGGCCCGGCACAGCGTCACCGCAAACGAGCGCGAGGTCATCTTCGAGTCGGAGGCGAGTGGCTTGGCCCTGCGCCTCAGAACGCCCGTGGCCCTAAAGGTAGAAGACGGCGCGGCGGTCGGCGAGTTCACGCTTCGCGCGGGTGAGGTCGCCTGTTTCGTTCTGGAAGAGGCCAAGCCCGGCCAGGAATCGCCGACCGCCGCCGAGGACTACGTCGCCCAGGCTTTGGAGCAGACCATCCTCTTCTGGCGGCGCTGGCAAGACAGGTCCACCTACCGCGGCCGCTGGCGCGAGATGGTCGGCCGCTCCGCCCTGGTCCTCAAGCTGATGGTCTACAAGCCCTATGGCTCGCTCGTCGCCGCGCCCACCTTTGGCCTGCCCGAGGAACTGGGCGGCGGGCGCAACTGGGACTACCGCTACACCTGGATTCGCGACGCCTCCTTTACGCTTTACGCGCTCATCCGCCTGGGCTATACCGAGGAGGCCGCCGAGTTCATGCGCTTTATCGAGGCGCGCTGCCAGGAGCTGAACGAGGGCAGCCCCTTGCAGATCATGTACGGCATCGACGGCCGGCACGACCTTACCGAAACGACCCTGGACCACCTCCGCGGCTATCACCAGTCCGCGCCGGTGCGCATCGGCAACGGCGCTTTCGACCAGCTCCAGCTCGATATCTACGGCGAGCTCATGGACTCGGTCTATCTCTACGACAAGTACGGCGAGCCCATCCACCATGACCTCTGGAACAACCTGGTGCGGCTGCTCGACTGGCTCGTGGACAACTGGCAACGCAAGTGCAAGGGCATCTGGGAGGTGCGCGGCGACGAGCAGCACTTTCTCTTTTCGCGGCTGATGTGCTGGGTTGCCGTCGACCGCGGCATCCGCCTAGCCACCAAGCGCTCCTTGCCCGCCCCGCTGGGGCGCTGGGAGAGGGTCCGCACGGCCATCTATCACGACATCTTCAGCAAGTTCTGGGACGAAGAGCGCCAGACTTTCGTCCAGCACTTGGGCTCTGGAAGCGTCGACGCCGCCACCTTGCTCATGCCGCTGGTCAAGTTCATCAGCCCGACCGACCCGCGCTGGCTTTCGACCCTGCAAGCCATCGAGAAGGATCTGGTCGTGGACGCTCTCGTCTATCGCTACAACGTCGGCGAGGCCGCCCATGACGGGCTGGACGGCGGCGAAGGCACCTTCACGATGTGTTCGTTCTGGTACGCCGAAGCGGCGGCGCGCGCGGGCGAGCTGGACAAGGCGCGAACCGTTTTCGAAAAGATGCTCGGCTACGCCAACCATCTGGGCCTCTATTCCGAGATGCTGGGCCCGCACGGCGAGCACCTGGGCAATTTCCCGCAGGCCTTTACCCATCTCGGGCTCATCAGCGCCGCCTTCGACCTCGACCGGAGGCTGGACCGGCAACGACGGTGA